The genome window TGTTTCCATCACTCATTCTGCAAACTTTAGACCATCACCTGCTCTGTGTGAGCAGTGAGTGAGCAGAGATGAACCCGGGTagagccccaggccctggcagtcaCGTGGAGGGGCTGACATGTCAACTGCAGGGTGCCTGGGGCCCTCTGGGTGAAGGCAgtccaggcagggtgtgacttgGAGGGCCAGGTGCCCTGAGAAAGGCCTCCTCTACCTGGCACCCTCTGACCACCTTCTCTCAGCGGCTGCTGGCCCTCTGAGTGCCCTGGTTCCAGCCAAGGTGAAGCTGTGGTCCTTTCCAGGCAACCCCCGACCCTGGCCTTGCCATTCCCCACCCAGGGTCTAGCAAGATCTTCTGGCCAGATGCCAGCCcttgtgcattcattcattcattcagtatttattgagtgcctgccatgtgccaggaacCCATCAGTGAACCAAACGCGTGGACACACACCCCCTCTGCCCTCACTAGAGTGTTCTATAAAACACTAACACCGCCAGAAGCTGTTGTCTTCTCCTGTTGGAGCCGCCTGCAGCACACATTCCCGGGGTGGGAAAGGGGAATATGGGGGTACAGCTGAGCCGGGGCCCCTCTCCAGCCCGCCGGTCTTGTTTCCGTCCTGCAGGCAATATTGAAACAAACCACAACCTACCACCATCGCACAAATCCCGAAACAACATCCTTCGGTGAGAGCCAGGTGCACCCGGTGGGGGCTCGGTGGGAGTGGAGGTGCCAGCAGAGGGTCGTGGCACTGGCTGGCTGGTTCTCTGTGCCCGCAGCACCAGCCTGGACCTCTACGCCAACGTCATCCACTGTAAGAGCCTCCCGGGAGTGGTGACGCGGTACAGGGACATAGATATCCTCATCGTGCGGGAAAACACGGAGGGCGAGTACAGCAGCCTGGAGCACGAGGTGCGGCGTGGGGCCGGGGCTGAGCCCGGCTAGGGCGGTGGTCAGGAAGGCCGTGCCCGAGGGGAACGTCGTGCTAAAGGGCAGGCTCGGGCAGGATACTATGGGTCTCTTCTCCTTCGTCCCCTTCTCAGAGTGTGGCAGGAGTGGTGGAGAGCCTCAAGATCATCACCAAGGCCAAGTCCTTGCGCATCGCCGAGTATGCCTTCAAACTGGCCCAGGAGAGTGGGCGCAAGAAAGTGACGGCTGTACACAAAGCCAACATCATGTATGCTCCCCACCTTGCCCCTCCGCGCTGCCGCCCAGGCCTGCTCTCAGGGACTCGGGGCCCAGGACTACGCCCTGTTGCCCATTTCCCAGCTGTGGCCTCACTGCAGTGCACATCTGGGGGAGGTGGAACGGGATTCTGCCCATTCTGCAGATGGGACTGGTTGTAGTTTAGAACCCAGCCTTCTGTGGCGTCTGCACGCCCCGTCCCTCCAGCTGACGGTTGCAGCGGCCAAGCTGGTGTCCTGCATCCCCCCTAGGAAGCTGGGCGATGGGCTCTTCCTCCAGTGCTGCAAGGAGGTGGCAGCCCGTTACCCCGAAATCACGTTTGAGAGTATGATCGTGGACAACACCACCATGCAGGTAGTTAGGCTGCCATGCTGCACGGCCCCTGCCTTGGGCACCCAGAACCGCCTGTGCTCTAGTTCCTGGCTGTCCCCTCCTTGTCCCACAGCTGGTGTCCCGGCCCCAGCAGTTCGATGTCATGGTGATGCCCAATCTCTATGGCAACATCGTCAACAACGTCTGTGCGGGGCTGGTTGGGGGCCCCGGGCTCGTAGCTGGGGCCAACTACGGCCACGTGTACGCCGTGTTTGAGACGGTGAGTGCCACCTGCGGTGCCAGGGTCACCAGCCTTTGTGAACTATAGCTCACATACTTTCTAGTTCACCCATATGAAAGTGTATGATTTAGTGGTTTCTAGAacattcagagttgtgcaaccatccgcAGTGTCTAGTTCTAGAACGTTTTCATCATGCCTGGCCCTGAactcttctgctttctgtctctggatttgcctgttctggctGCTTGGCATGAATGCAGTCTACACTCGACCGTCTTATATTCGCCACCCCCTCCTTTTCATCTCGCCTCTTCCAGGCTACAAGGAACACGGGCAAGAGTATCGCCAATAAGAACATCGCCAACCCCACGGCTACGCTGCTGGCAAGTTGCATGATGCTCGACCACCTCAAGTAAGTGGCTTCTTGAGGCCAGGCCatcggcccccgcccccgcccggggcCGCGAGGACTGAAGTCTGCTCTTCTTCCTCAGGCTCCACTCCTACGCCACCTCCATCCGCAAGGCTGTCTTGGCCTCCATGGACAATGAAAACGTGAGGCTCCCCTACCCAGGTCCTGCCTCCTCTCCgacccccaccccggcccgggTTGAGCTGGTAGGACGCCTGAGGGGCTGGAAGTGGTGACCTGGCACTCTGTGCTGCCCCCCAGGGGAGGGTTGTACCAGGCGGGGTGCGGCCGCTGGGCCGCCTGCCAGCTGGGGCTCAGGCATGAGCCGGGCCGCGTGTGTGCCCACGGTTGCCTCTCCCGCAGATGCACACCCCGGACATCGGGGGCCAGGGCACCACGTCCGAAGCCATCCAGGACATCATCCGCCACATCCGCGTCATCAACGGCCGGGCTGTGGAGGCCTAGGCCGTCCCTGGGGTGGTCTCAGCCCGCCCCTCCGCTCCCCTTCACACCCCCAGCACCCTCGTCGACTTGGTGGGCGGGCCCAAAATAAACCCACTTCTGCCCCCAGGCTTTGGCCGTGTGCTTCTGTCACTCCGGGATGCTGGTGTTTCAGGTCACGCTTTATTAAGAAAAGAAACCGCACGCTTCCCATTCAGAGGGCTCTGCGAAGGTTGGGGGCAGAACGAGTTCTGCAAGGCGGGCCTGGCCCTGGCATGTGTCTGCCCTGCTGAGGCAGGTGTGACAGAGCTCGCACTCGGCAAGGTGGGCAGGGCAGTCCAGGGCAGCCCCGCAGGGTTGCGGGACTGTCCTGCTTTCCCTGAAGGCactgagggctgggggtgggggggaagccaGGCCCGCCCCCAGCTGCCCAAAGCACCAGCAGGGCCTAGGGATTGAGCCAAGGGTGCTGGAGGCAGTCGGCCGCGCTGGCCCGCTTCTCGGGGATGTACTCCATCATGGGCAGCAGGAAGGCGCTGAACTGTGTGGCCTGCTCCAGGGGCCACTCGTACTTCTCCATGAGCACCTCGTACAGGCCCCAGTGTTTGAGGTTGTGGATGTGCCGCAGCTCTCCTGGGGGCAGGCCGGTGGGCCTCAGGTCAGGCTTCCCCAGGGAGGCCTCTGAGCTGGGACCCCTTGCTCCCCCTATTTCAGAACCTAaggtccctgccctgccccctacATCCAGGTGGCCTGAGCCTGCTTGGCCCCACCTCTCCGGTTGAAGAACTCCCGGGAGTAGCGGCCTGAGAGGGCAAAGGCCGGCGGGATGTCTCCCAGCAGCTCCACGATGTGGGCGATGTGGTCTGTGGACAGAGAGGTGGCTGGGAGACAGCCGGGCAGCTGGGAGACCCCGAGGTTGGGCCCAGGCCTGCCTCCCCATACCCTCGTCACGACTGTAGTCTTCTCCGGAGTGTGGCTCGAACAGGTAGTCGCCAGTGGCCAGCTCGAAGGCCTGGAAGGGAGACGGGGTGAGGTTGCTGGCTGGTGGGCCAGCCCTGAGCGGGGGCAGCCCAGACAGACATACCATGCACGCCGTGCTCCAGATGTCGGCGGGGGGCCCATACTCGGCGCCGATCAGCACCTCCACGGCCCGGTACTGCCGTGTCTGGATGTCCTCGGTGAAGTGCTTGTGCTGGAGGCAAGAGGAGCCCTGGGGAGGAGCTAGGGCCGTGGCGGGCCTGCCCTCGCTGGCCCCCCGCTCGTCTCCCACCTCCTCTGGGCTGTGCACCCAAGGAGCACAGCGGGGCTCACTCTGAGCCTCAGCGTCCCCAGATGTCCCGAGAGTGCCTCGCCAGGCAGCCTGAGGCTGAGGCTGGCCCCTTCCCCGTGGCCCCCTACCCCATGCCGTGGGCCCAGTTCTGCCGACCCGGTGGGACCAGTGCTGATTTGGGCTCAGCTCTGGGACTGTGCAGGGCCCAAGGCAGACACAGGGGAGGGGTTTGGTCGAGCAGGTCGCTCGGTGAGTCCTGGGACATTCCTGTCACGCCTCCTGCATAACGGCGCCCGCTCATACCACCCAGCAGGCGTTGCCCAGGTCTGCGATCTTGATCTTGATCTTGTCTGCATTTTGGGGCTCTAGGGGGTTCACCAGGAGGTTGGAGGCACCAAACGGTGCTGGGGAagcaagagaaggagagagactgaGCTGGCCCGGCCCTGCCCggccctgcccacctgccacCTGCTGGTCCTGCCTGACTTACTGCTGGGTGACAGGAGGCCCCCAGTTTCTCGCTGGTTGGAAGAGCCTGAGAGGATGGAGCACGAGGcgggggagaagagggagcccgAGAAACCTGAGGTCTGGGAGCCGGGGCTGAAGCTGCGGTTGCCcccgggggcaggggaggaggaggccgggGAGGGGCCGGCCGCGGCCCCCCCGGGGTGGCAGCCAGAAGAGGAGGTGGAGCCGCTGCCCCCCTCTAGTCTTGAGTCTGGGGAGACAGGCGGAGGTGGTGTGTGAGCAGACGCCCCTGTGGCATCGCCGGGTGGccccgcgccccccacccccggcccctcaCCCTCAGCCTGGGCCGCTGCCTCCATGGCCTCCAGCCTCTGCAGGTCCCGTAGCCGCTCCTCCAGCAGCCGCTTCTGCTGCTTCCGTTTGCGcctcatcttcttcctcttgttcTTCGACAGCTTACCGGTCTGCCGTTAGAGCCGGGGTCACTCCAGGTCGCCCGTCACCCAGCCCCCGAGTAGCCCAAGCCTCTGCGCATGGCCTGCGGGCCCCCTGGGGGACGAGGCCTGCGCGCCCCGGGGCTCCACGGACACCAGGACACGGCACCGCCCCCTCACCCGCCTCCTGTCTTCCCTCCTGCCCGCCGCTCCCCAGAGCTCGAGGTTGGGGAGGAACCAACAGGCCTGCCTCTGACGGATGCCAGCCTCCCCTGCGGGCAGCTCTGGCCCCTCCTGGCCTTAGACACAGTGTCTTTCCACGGAGGTGGTGGCGAGCCCAGCGCCACCCTGGGCAGTTTGGGGCACGTGGCCCACTCTGTGTATCATCCTCAGCCAGGCCACCCAGCCTTTTGGAAGGGCCACTGCGCGAGTGCTGGGGAGGGCGgagaggcggggagggggtggaacCGGAGAAGCTGAGGAAGATGAGGCCTAGGAAGAGGGGTGCTCCgacttaccaggacctcctgggGGGCAGTGCTGACtgcggggtggggcaggcagagcATGGAGTGAGAGAAAGGAACCCGGACTCAGGCAGGGGCTGAGGCCCACGGGCCGCGCCCAGGCCCCACACAGGCTCTTGGTACCTGTGGAGCGAGATGGGGGCGGGGCCCCTGACTGCTGCCACTCGGTGGCCTCAGTGGCCAGGCGCCTGATGTAGGCATCACCCACACACAGCAGGATGTTCTCGGGCTTGATGTCCGTGTGGATGATCTTGCACTTGGTGTGGAGGTAGTCCAGGCCATGCAG of Hippopotamus amphibius kiboko isolate mHipAmp2 chromosome X, mHipAmp2.hap2, whole genome shotgun sequence contains these proteins:
- the IDH3G gene encoding isocitrate dehydrogenase [NAD] subunit gamma, mitochondrial, encoding MIPGDGIGPELMLHVKSVFRHACVPVDFEEVHVSSNADEEDIRNAIMAIRRNRVALKGNIETNHNLPPSHKSRNNILRTSLDLYANVIHCKSLPGVVTRYRDIDILIVRENTEGEYSSLEHESVAGVVESLKIITKAKSLRIAEYAFKLAQESGRKKVTAVHKANIMKLGDGLFLQCCKEVAARYPEITFESMIVDNTTMQLVSRPQQFDVMVMPNLYGNIVNNVCAGLVGGPGLVAGANYGHVYAVFETATRNTGKSIANKNIANPTATLLASCMMLDHLKLHSYATSIRKAVLASMDNENMHTPDIGGQGTTSEAIQDIIRHIRVINGRAVEA
- the SRPK3 gene encoding SRSF protein kinase 3, producing MSASAGGGGGDSGSSSSSQASCGPESSGSELAPSAPAPRMLQGLLGSDDEEQEDPKDYCKGGYYPVKIGDLFNGRYHVVRKLGWGHFSTVWLCWDIQRKRFVALKVVKSAGHYTETAVDEIKLLKCVRDSDPSDPKRETIVQLIDDFRISGINGVHVCMVLEVLGHQLLKWIIKSNYQGLPVPCVKSIVRQVLHGLDYLHTKCKIIHTDIKPENILLCVGDAYIRRLATEATEWQQSGAPPPSRSTVSTAPQEVLTGKLSKNKRKKMRRKRKQQKRLLEERLRDLQRLEAMEAAAQAEDSRLEGGSGSTSSSGCHPGGAAAGPSPASSSPAPGGNRSFSPGSQTSGFSGSLFSPASCSILSGSSNQRETGGLLSPSTPFGASNLLVNPLEPQNADKIKIKIADLGNACWVHKHFTEDIQTRQYRAVEVLIGAEYGPPADIWSTACMAFELATGDYLFEPHSGEDYSRDEDHIAHIVELLGDIPPAFALSGRYSREFFNRRGELRHIHNLKHWGLYEVLMEKYEWPLEQATQFSAFLLPMMEYIPEKRASAADCLQHPWLNP